The DNA window ATGAACTCAGCCCGGTGGAATCGGCAGTTTTGCTATTAAGCACTTTTGAATTGATCCATCACCCGGAAATTCCCTATCGCGCCATCATCAACGAAGCGATTGAATTGACCAGAACCTACGGCGGCAGCGATGGCTATAAGTATGTCAACGGTGTACTGGATAAATTGGCGGTTCAGCTTCGTCCCGTTGAAGCGGCAATGCCGAGGCAGGTAAAGCATCGCCTGTAAGGCCATTCCGGCGTGACCTCGGAATTCGATATTATCCGCCGCTATTTTAGTCGGCCTGTAACCGGTGCGGTACTTGGAATCGGTGACGATGCGGCACTCATTACCGTTCCAGCCGGAACCGAGCTGGCAGTCTCGACAGACACGCTGGTAAGCGGCAAGCATTTCTTCGCCGATGTTGATCCTTACAAACTCGGCTACAAATCCTTGGCGGTTAATCTGTCCGACATGGCGGCAATGGGCGCCAAACCCCGCTGGGCTTTGCTGGCATTGACACTGCCGGAAGCACTGGCAAGCCAAAATAAAACCTGGTTAACGGAATTCAGTGCAGGTTTTTTTGCACTGGCCGATCAGTATCACGTCGAATTAATCGGCGGCGACACCACCGCCGGGCCCCTGAACATCGGTATCCAGATTATCGGCGAAGTTGCGGCAGGCAAGGCTTTGCGCCGCAGTGGCGCACAATTGGGCGACGATATCTGGGTTTCCGGTAAACTGGGCGATGCCGCTTTGGCGTTACGGCATGAATTGCAACAGATCACGTTGGCATCCGATGAAATCGCGCAGTGCCTGCCGTCATTGCTGACACCGTCAGCCAGAGTGAAATTAGGACAACGTCTGACCGGCCTGGCGCATAGCGCTATTGATATTTCCGATGGCTTGATGGCGGATTTGGGGCATATTCTCGCCGCCTCGGAAAAAGCTGCTAATATCAACATAGCAGACATACCCTGTTCAGCGGTATTAAAGAAATACGGGCGGCGGACAATTGCCGTCGATTGTTTGCTGGCCGGCGGCGACGATTACGAATTATGTTTTACGACAGCGCAAGCAAACCGCCGCGACATTGAAAATATAGCCGCTGAATTGGCCATCCCGCTGACCCGTATCGGTGAAATTTCTGCCGGAAAGGGATTGACGGTGACAGACGAACAAGAAAATGCAATGACACTGGATATCAAAGGATATGACCACTTCCCTGCCTGAAACCCACGACTTGCCTAGCCCCCCAGCGCCGCAATTCCGGCCGGATATCTATTTTGTCTACAGTCATCCGGCTTCTTTCCTTGCGTTCTCCGGCGGCGTGGGACTCAGTCCCGTCGCTCCGGGCACAATGGGTACCATAGCTGCTTTTCCGTTATTCTGGCTGCTCAATCATTACCTGAGCCCGATTTATTTTCTCTTGCTGATCGACATCATGTTCATCGCCGGCATTTGGGCCTGCGGCCTGTGCGGCAAAGCATTGGAAAATCCGGATCACGGCGGCATGGTATGGGACGAGACCGTGGCATTCCTGCTGGTGCTGTATTTCACACCGGATCATTGGACTTGGCAATTAGCGGCGTTTATTTTGTTCCGCTTCTTCGACATCGCCAAACCGCAACCGATCCGGTATTACGATAACCACCTGACCGGCGGGTTTGGCGTGATGTTCGACGATATGGTGGCGGCTTTCTTTACCCTGCTTTGCTTAGCCGGGTGGAAAGCTTGGGTTTTATCAGAAACCTATTTCTAGGAAAATCTTGAAAAACCGCTGCGCTTTTTCACTTGATTCCGCTTTGCCCGGCCATCGCTCGCTACTTTTTCAGGGCTTCTTCCCCAGCATCACTTCAACAGCATCGATTCAACCGGCCTTTGCCACCATAGCGCGCTTCCTGGCGCTCGCGGAAGAATTCCTCGTAGGTCATGATGGATTGTTGCGGATGCGCCGCTTTCATGTGCTCGACATACGTGCTGTATTCCGGCACACCAACCATCAAGCGCAGGCTTTGGGAGAAATGGCGCAGAGTCAGGGTAATTTTGTTATACATGGTTAAATCTCCATTATTTATTGTCATTTGTCGCGTAAACGGGTAATAACTCAAACGGCGCTTCCTGCGCTGTCGGGTGATGAACGATGCGTGCTTGCAACACCGTCCGGACGCCAAAAAACAGCATGCTGATCAACACCGCCATGAACAAGGCAGCCAGCGACGTATTGACATAATCGTTAAAGATCACCTGCTGCATCTGTTCGATCGACTTCGCCGGCGCTAACACGATGCCTTGCGCCACCGCCTCCTGGTATTTTTCCGCATGCGCGAGAAAACCGATGCGCGGATTATCGTGAAAAATCTTTTGCCACGCGGCAGTCAGCGTGCAGACGCTGACCCACGCCACCGGAATGGCGGTCACCCAGGCAAAACGATCCTGCTTCATCTTGAACAACACGCAAGTCGCCAGAATCAACGCGATTCCGGCCAGCATCTGATTGGCGATTCCGAACAATGGCCAGAGCGTATTGATGCCGCCCAATGGGTCAACCACGCCTTGGTAGAGGAAATAACCCCAACCGGCAACGCACAGAGCGGTGGCGGCCAGATTGGCCGCCAACGAATCGGTGCGTTTCATCGCCGGAATGAACGAACCGAGCAAGTCCTGCAGCATGAAACGTCCGGCGCGCGTTCCGGCGTCCACTGCCGTGAGAATGAATAAGGCCTCGAACAAAATCGCAAAGTGATACCAGAACGCCATCATGGCCGTGCCGCCGACCACTTCCGACAAAATCTGCGCCATGCCGACCGCCAGCGTCGGCGCGCCGCCGGTGCGTGAAATGATGCTATGCTCGCCGACATTCTGTGCGGTTTGCGTGATCATTTCCGGCGTGATATGGAAACCCCATTGCGCGATCGTCTGCGTTGCCGATTCCGCCGTCGTGCCGATGATCGCCGCCGGACTGTTCATGGCAAAGTACACACCCGGTTCCAGGGTCGCGGCAGCGACCAGCGCCATGATTGCGACAAATGACTCCATCAGCATCGCACCATAACCGATGAAACGCGCATCGGTTTCCGATTGGATCATCTTCGGGGTGGTGCCTGATGCGATCAATGAATGAAAACCGGAAATCGCACCGCAGGCCACCGTGACAAACAGAAAAGGAAACAAATCGCCCGACCAGACCGGACCGGAGCCGTCGACGAACTGCGTCAGCGCCGGCATTTTCAGTTCCGGCGAAATCACAACGACACCGATGGCCAGACCAACGATGGTACCGATCTTCAGAAAAGTCGACAAATAATCGCGCGGCGCGAGCAGCAGCCAAACCGGCAATACTGCCGCAATGAAGCCGTAGCCGATCAGCAACCAGGTCAGTTGCTCACCGGTAAAGGTGAACATGGCCGCCCACACCGGGTCTTCCTGCACATACTGTCCGGCGACAATCGACAGCATCAGCAATACAAAACCGATCAGCGATACTTCACCGATGGCGCAAGGGCGGAAATAACGCGCATAAATTCCCATGAACAGAGCAATCGGGATGGTCGCGGCGACGGTAAACGTTCCCCAAGGCGACTCGGCCAGCGCCTTCACCACGATCAATGACAAGACCGCCAGCAAAATAAGCATGATGAAGAATGTGCCAAACATCGCAATCATGCCGGGCAATTGTCCCAATTCGGACTTGATCAGATCACCCAGCGACCGGCCGTTGCGCCGCGTGGAAATGAACAGCACGATGAAATCCTGCACGGCGCCGGCGAATACCACACCGGCCAGGAGCCATAGCATGCTGGGCAAATAACCCATCTGCGCCGCCAGTATCGGCCCCACCAGCGGCCCGGCACCGGCAATCGCCGCGAAATGGTGGCCGAACAACACGTACTTATTGGTCGGCACATGATCCAATCCGTCGTTGTGCTTGTACGCGGGTGTCATGCGCCTTTCATCCAGTTTCAATACCCGGCTCGCTATGAACAGACTGTAAAAACGGAAAGCGATCAGGTAAACACACACCGCCGCGATGACGATCCAGATCGCACCGATGGATTCGCCGCGATTGAGCGCGATGACGCCAAAAGCGGATGCACCCGCGAACGATAGAATTATCCAGACGATATATTTAACTAATTGATTCATAATTTTCCTCTACTGAGAACATACACTATTGCTGAAAGAGAGAGCTCAGAAATTCCAAATGGGTGTATTCCTTTCTTATTGAATAAACAACTCCGTGACAAGACCACGAGATTGTTTATTCTTTGCATGCAATCAACCTTTCGTTAGTAACGATCGGCAAACCGAACCTCTGTT is part of the Gammaproteobacteria bacterium genome and encodes:
- the thiL gene encoding thiamine-phosphate kinase, which gives rise to MTSEFDIIRRYFSRPVTGAVLGIGDDAALITVPAGTELAVSTDTLVSGKHFFADVDPYKLGYKSLAVNLSDMAAMGAKPRWALLALTLPEALASQNKTWLTEFSAGFFALADQYHVELIGGDTTAGPLNIGIQIIGEVAAGKALRRSGAQLGDDIWVSGKLGDAALALRHELQQITLASDEIAQCLPSLLTPSARVKLGQRLTGLAHSAIDISDGLMADLGHILAASEKAANINIADIPCSAVLKKYGRRTIAVDCLLAGGDDYELCFTTAQANRRDIENIAAELAIPLTRIGEISAGKGLTVTDEQENAMTLDIKGYDHFPA
- a CDS encoding carbon starvation protein A — translated: MNQLVKYIVWIILSFAGASAFGVIALNRGESIGAIWIVIAAVCVYLIAFRFYSLFIASRVLKLDERRMTPAYKHNDGLDHVPTNKYVLFGHHFAAIAGAGPLVGPILAAQMGYLPSMLWLLAGVVFAGAVQDFIVLFISTRRNGRSLGDLIKSELGQLPGMIAMFGTFFIMLILLAVLSLIVVKALAESPWGTFTVAATIPIALFMGIYARYFRPCAIGEVSLIGFVLLMLSIVAGQYVQEDPVWAAMFTFTGEQLTWLLIGYGFIAAVLPVWLLLAPRDYLSTFLKIGTIVGLAIGVVVISPELKMPALTQFVDGSGPVWSGDLFPFLFVTVACGAISGFHSLIASGTTPKMIQSETDARFIGYGAMLMESFVAIMALVAAATLEPGVYFAMNSPAAIIGTTAESATQTIAQWGFHITPEMITQTAQNVGEHSIISRTGGAPTLAVGMAQILSEVVGGTAMMAFWYHFAILFEALFILTAVDAGTRAGRFMLQDLLGSFIPAMKRTDSLAANLAATALCVAGWGYFLYQGVVDPLGGINTLWPLFGIANQMLAGIALILATCVLFKMKQDRFAWVTAIPVAWVSVCTLTAAWQKIFHDNPRIGFLAHAEKYQEAVAQGIVLAPAKSIEQMQQVIFNDYVNTSLAALFMAVLISMLFFGVRTVLQARIVHHPTAQEAPFELLPVYATNDNK
- a CDS encoding YbdD/YjiX family protein, with amino-acid sequence MYNKITLTLRHFSQSLRLMVGVPEYSTYVEHMKAAHPQQSIMTYEEFFRERQEARYGGKGRLNRCC
- a CDS encoding phosphatidylglycerophosphatase A — protein: MTTSLPETHDLPSPPAPQFRPDIYFVYSHPASFLAFSGGVGLSPVAPGTMGTIAAFPLFWLLNHYLSPIYFLLLIDIMFIAGIWACGLCGKALENPDHGGMVWDETVAFLLVLYFTPDHWTWQLAAFILFRFFDIAKPQPIRYYDNHLTGGFGVMFDDMVAAFFTLLCLAGWKAWVLSETYF